In Candidatus Binatia bacterium, the following are encoded in one genomic region:
- the lysA gene encoding diaminopimelate decarboxylase — MHYFQQRNGELHAEGVPLRELAARVGTPCYVYSLATLQRHYRVFDEAFEAIPHLVCFSVKANSNLAVLRTFVREGSGFDIVSGGELFRALKAGADPAKIVFSGVGKTAREIRYALTAGILMFNVESPAELDTINTVAGELGAKARVSVRVNPDVDPKTHPYISTGLKKSKFGIHIQRSLEDYRRARELPHIEVVGVDCHIGSQLTTVPPFVDALDRICDLVTRLQAEHFNIRYLDMGGGLGITYNDEKPPGPQQYAAALAEGLRDVDVTLVLEPGRVIVGNAGILLTKVLYCKSTDEKNFVVVDGGMNDLIRPALYGSYQGIEPVHVRNGKTFVADVVGPVCESGDFFAKDRELPAVEAGDLLAVMSAGAYGFVMASNYNTRPRPPEVLVDGDSFHIVRERESLEDLVRGEHIPAALR, encoded by the coding sequence ATGCACTACTTCCAGCAACGCAACGGTGAACTCCACGCCGAAGGGGTGCCACTGCGTGAGCTAGCGGCCCGCGTCGGGACGCCGTGCTACGTGTACAGCCTCGCCACGCTACAGCGCCATTACCGGGTGTTCGACGAAGCCTTCGAGGCCATTCCACACCTGGTCTGCTTCTCCGTAAAGGCCAATTCCAACCTCGCGGTGCTTCGCACTTTTGTTCGGGAGGGCAGCGGCTTCGACATCGTGTCTGGCGGGGAACTCTTTCGCGCCCTGAAGGCGGGTGCCGATCCCGCCAAGATCGTCTTCTCCGGCGTCGGCAAGACGGCGCGTGAGATCCGCTATGCCCTCACCGCGGGCATCCTGATGTTCAACGTGGAGTCGCCCGCCGAGCTGGACACCATCAACACCGTGGCCGGCGAGCTGGGAGCGAAGGCACGCGTGTCTGTCCGGGTGAATCCAGACGTCGACCCGAAGACACACCCGTACATTTCGACCGGTCTGAAGAAGAGCAAGTTCGGCATCCACATCCAGCGTTCGCTCGAAGACTACCGCCGGGCGCGCGAACTGCCGCACATCGAGGTCGTCGGTGTCGATTGCCACATCGGATCGCAGTTGACGACCGTTCCGCCCTTTGTCGACGCGCTCGACCGCATCTGCGACCTGGTCACACGGCTGCAGGCGGAGCACTTCAATATCCGTTACCTCGACATGGGCGGCGGGCTCGGCATTACCTACAATGATGAGAAGCCGCCCGGGCCGCAGCAGTACGCCGCCGCCTTGGCCGAAGGCTTGCGCGATGTCGACGTCACGCTCGTGCTCGAACCCGGCCGCGTGATCGTGGGCAACGCCGGCATCCTGCTGACCAAGGTCTTGTACTGCAAGAGCACGGACGAGAAGAATTTCGTCGTCGTCGACGGCGGCATGAACGATTTGATCCGCCCTGCCCTCTACGGCTCGTATCAAGGCATCGAGCCAGTTCACGTCCGCAACGGCAAGACCTTCGTCGCCGACGTCGTCGGCCCGGTCTGCGAGAGCGGCGATTTCTTCGCCAAGGATCGTGAGCTGCCGGCGGTTGAGGCCGGGGATCTGTTGGCGGTGATGAGCGCGGGCGCCTACGGCTTCGTCATGGCATCGAACTACAACACACGGCCGCGGCCGCCGGAGGTGCTGGTCGACGGGGACAGCTTCCACATCGTGCGCGAGCGGGAAAGCTTGGAGGATCTGGTGCGCGGCGAGCATATCCCCGCGGCCTTGCGCTAA
- the argH gene encoding argininosuccinate lyase: MPQAHKAWAGRMAEPTDRLVESFTTSFPIDRRLYPYDIAGSIAHCEMLAKQRIVPRREAQRIIAALRQIEAEFAGGRFRALAGDEDIHMAVERRLIEKIGPIGGKLHTARSRNDQVALDLRLFLKAEVTNLLGLLHGLRRTLATVAKRDRDVILPGYTHLQPAQPVLLAHHWLAYAEMLGRDAGRLVDCLRRVDVLPLGSGALAGTTFPIDRTYVARRLGFRQICANSMDAVSDRDFAAEFLAAAAITGMHLSRLAEDLVLWSSQEFGFIELPDAFATGSSMMPQKKNPDVAELIRGKTGRLYGNLLGLLTVLKGLPLTYNRDLQEDKEPVFDSVDTLSASLNLLIAFIPRLHINRSRMRAAATAGYTLATELADYLASKGLPFRDAHRTVGEIVQYCIGRKLGLEQLTLAQLRSFSSLFAADVKKWLSAEAAVRRRRATGGTAPENIRRQLKRLGV; the protein is encoded by the coding sequence ATGCCCCAAGCGCACAAGGCGTGGGCCGGTCGTATGGCCGAGCCCACCGACCGTCTCGTCGAGTCGTTTACCACTTCGTTCCCGATTGATCGGCGACTCTACCCGTACGACATCGCCGGCAGCATCGCGCACTGCGAGATGCTGGCAAAGCAGCGCATCGTGCCGCGACGCGAGGCGCAACGGATAATCGCCGCGCTGCGCCAGATCGAGGCGGAGTTCGCCGGCGGCAGGTTCCGCGCGCTGGCGGGTGACGAGGACATTCACATGGCGGTCGAACGCCGCCTGATCGAGAAGATCGGTCCGATTGGCGGCAAGCTGCACACGGCCCGTAGCCGTAACGATCAGGTGGCGCTCGATTTGCGCCTCTTCCTCAAGGCCGAGGTCACAAACCTCCTCGGGCTGCTGCACGGCCTGCGGCGCACCCTGGCAACCGTCGCCAAACGCGACCGCGATGTGATCCTGCCCGGATACACACATCTGCAACCGGCACAGCCGGTGTTGCTGGCGCACCATTGGCTGGCGTACGCCGAGATGCTGGGCCGCGACGCCGGACGTTTGGTGGACTGCCTGCGGCGGGTGGACGTCCTCCCTCTCGGATCGGGAGCGCTGGCGGGGACGACGTTTCCGATCGACCGGACCTACGTGGCGCGCCGCCTCGGCTTCCGCCAGATATGCGCCAACAGCATGGACGCGGTGAGTGACCGTGACTTCGCGGCGGAATTTCTGGCCGCCGCCGCCATCACCGGCATGCACTTGAGCCGCCTCGCCGAAGACCTCGTTCTCTGGTCGTCGCAGGAATTCGGTTTCATCGAGTTGCCGGACGCCTTCGCCACCGGCAGCTCCATGATGCCGCAGAAGAAAAACCCCGACGTCGCGGAACTCATCCGCGGCAAGACCGGACGCCTCTACGGCAACCTCCTCGGGCTCCTGACCGTCCTCAAGGGCTTGCCGCTGACCTACAACCGCGACTTGCAGGAAGATAAAGAGCCGGTATTCGATAGCGTCGACACACTCAGCGCCAGCCTGAACTTGCTGATCGCCTTTATTCCGCGGCTGCACATCAACCGGTCCCGCATGCGGGCGGCGGCCACCGCCGGGTACACGTTGGCAACCGAGCTCGCCGATTACCTCGCCAGTAAGGGCCTGCCGTTCCGCGACGCGCACCGGACCGTCGGCGAGATCGTCCAGTACTGCATCGGCCGGAAACTCGGGCTCGAGCAACTGACGCTGGCGCAGTTGCGTTCTTTCTCTTCGCTCTTTGCCGCCGACGTCAAGAAGTGGCTCAGCGCCGAGGCCGCCGTGCGCCGGCGGCGCGCCACCGGCGGCACCGCTCCGGAAAACATCCGGCGCCAGCTCAAGAGGCTCGGCGTGTGA